ATCTGGTGGCACAGCACTTTTCCCCCGCCAGCACGGCACCCTGACACCTTGATTACGGCCAATCCAACCGCACTGATAGGCGGAACTGTGAAACAAATGGTCGATAGGCGCTTTTACACGAGCTGTCTAAAATATTCAGCGCTGTTGCAGGCTCACTGTCATCGGTTCGCCATACCGCGATCCTAGTCTGTCATCTGGTATCAGCAGCTCATTTTATCTGGAGCCATCTGCCACTTCCGTGCAAGTTGCGGCCAGCTCTGGCAATTGCCAACTCAGGGAATGTTTACGCATGCGCCATACCCGGTCGCCACTCTTTGGAATCATCTGCTTGCTGAGTCTGGCCGGACAGGGTTGGGCGGCTGAACGTCAACCGGATGAGGTCAATCTCCCCGCAGGCGCCAAGGATCCGAAACAGACCTGGACGCTCAATCTTTATCTCGATAACGACCTCTTTACCCACACCGATCAGCAGTATACCAATGGCGTCAAAGCCTCGTGGATTTCCCCCGATCTGGAAGCCTACGGCGATGATGAGTCACTGCCCGCCTGGCTGCGTAACCTCAACAGCCACATGATCTGGCTGAGCGGTAAAAACCCGGCGGAACAGCGCAATATTGTCTTTTCCGTCGGCCAGACCATGTATACCCCGGCGGACAAATACGCCACTCAGCTGATCAAGGATGATCGACCCTATGCCGGCTGGCTGTTTGCCGGTTTGGCCTACCAGCGCCGTTACAGCAATACCCGGTTGGAAGTAGCAGAGATTCAGCTGGGGGTGGTCGGCCCGGCATCACTGGCCCATCAGGCACAGGATTTCATTCATGACCTGCGTGGCATCGACCGTTTTGAAGGCTGGGACAACCAGCTGAAAAATGAACCTGGCCTCGTGGTCACCGTTTCCACCAAGGATCGCCTGTTCCGCCGGGCACTGGGCAAGCTTTACAGCAACGACCTGATTGGTCACTACAGTGTCTCCGCCGGTAACGTGCTGACCGGCGCCGGTGCCGGTCTGGAATATCGAATCGGTTATCGTCTGCCCTCGGACTTCGGCTCCTCATCCATTCGCCCTGCAGGGGATAACAGTGCTCCCGGCGCACGCTGGGACAGCCGGGTACTGGACGGCGGCTTTGGCTGGCATGTGTTCGCCTCGGTGGAAGGCCGTATGGTGCTGCATAACATCTTCCTCGACGGCAACACCTTCGTAGACAGCCCCAGCGTCGACAAGAAAACCTGGGTAGGTGACCTCAGCACCGGTGTCAGCTTTACCTACAGCAACATGAAGCTGACCATCTCCAGAGTGAACCGTAGCCGCGAGTTTGAAACCCAGAAAGAACCCCACAGCTACGGCTCCATTGCCTTCTCAATGACCTACTGAGCCGCTGCCGGACAACCTCCGGCAGCCGACCAGTCTCTTCACTCAACAATGCCTTTCCAGCCAGACCTGCCCGGGCCTGACTAAACTGCTATTGCACGCTGTTACACACTGCCACCGTCAATTGCGACCCCCATCGACCTGTGAACGCCAGCTATCTTGGCGGCGGTCAACCACGGGCACTATGATCAGCCCAGCACGATCAGCCCGGACCCTTGCTTGGGTTTGAGCTGCATAACTGCACAAATAACGATAACTACAAAAACACCCCGGCCCTGTGCCGGTCAGCAACACCGGACTAGCTAACATAAAGAGAACATCAGCATGGCCGCCCATATCCCCCTTGCTCCGGTTGAGTCATCGACCGAGGCCCGAATTCGTACCCTTGCCAGTGATTTAAAGCAGCAGCCGGGTGCATTACTGCCCATTCTGCATGCCGTTCAGGACACCTTCGGCTATGTGCCCGAGTGCACTGCTGCGGTACTGGCGACAGAGCTGGCACTGTCGCGTGCTGAAGTCCATGGCGTCATCAGCTTCTACCATCATTTCCGCACCCGCCCGGCCGGGGCCCATGTGCTGCATATCTGCCGCGCTGAAGCCTGCCAGTCCATGGGCAGCGCCGCGCTGGAGCGTGATATCAAGCAGCTGCTGAATATCGATTATCACCAGACCACCGCGGATGGCAGCGTGACCCTGGAGCCGGTTTATTGCCTCGGCAACTGCGCCTGCTCACCCAATATCCGTCTGGATGACGCCATTCACGGTCGCATGACTCTGGCCAGAACCGAACGCCTGCTGCAACAGCTGAAGGAGGGCCAAGCATGACCCGGCTTTATCTTTCCTGCGACTCCTGCGCCCTTTCTGTCGGCGCCGATGAACTGGCCCAGGCACTGACCGCGCAGCTTGGCGAACAGATTGACCTGCAGCGCACCTCCACGCGCGGCATGTTCTGGCTTGAGCCGCTGCTGGAAGTCGAGACTCCGCAAGGGCGTGTGGGTTATGGGCCGCTGACCACAGAGGATCTGCCCTCATTACTGGCAGCCGACCTGCTGAACGGTGGCGACCACCCCCTGTGCATCGGCCTGGTGGAGCAGCACCCCTATCTTGCCCGCCAGCAGCGCCTGACCTTCGCCAGTCTTGGCCACAACCGGCCACTGGTGATGGAGGACTATGCAGCTCAGGGAGGCTGGAGCGGACTCCAGCGCGCACTGACCCTGAGTGCCCAGCAGATTGTCGATGAAGTGAAGGAATCCGGCCTGCGTGGCCGGGGCGGTGCCGCCTTCCCTACCGGGATCAAATGGCAGACCGTACTGGATGCCCAAGCGCCCTATCACCGTGGTTTCGATGAAGCCGTCAAGTTCATCGTCTGCAATGCGGACGAAGGTGACTCCGGTACCTTCTCCGACCGGCTGGTCATGGAAGATAACCCCTTCCAGCTGATCGAAGGCATGCTGATCGCGGCGCTGGCCACCGGCGCCACGCGAGGCTACATCTATCTGCGGGCTGAATACCCCCATGCCCATCGCGTGCTGCAACAGGCCATCACACTGGCCGAGCAGCAGGGTTATCTGGGTGAGGCAATTCTGGGCAGCCACCACCGTTTTCATTTGCAGGTGCGTCTGGCAGCAGGTGCCTATATCTGTGGTGAAGAGACCGCCCTGCTGGAAAGCCTTGAGGGCAAACGCGGCATGGTCCGCGCCAAGCCGCCACTGCCGGCGCTGGAAGGCCTGTTCGGCCAGCCCACCGTGGTCAACAACGTCATCAGCCTCGCCTCCGTGCCTCTGATTCTGAACAAGGGCGGCGCCTACTACCGCGACTTCGGTCAGGGTCGTTCACGCGGCACCATGCCCCTGCAGCTGGCGGGAAACATCAGGCAGGGTGGTCTGGTTGAAGTGGCCTTTGGCGTTACCCTGCGTGAAATTCTCTATGACTTCGGCGGTGGCAGTGCCTCTGGCCGCCCCATCAAAGCGGTGCAGATTGGCGGACCGCTCGGGGCTTACATTCCTCCGGCACATTTTGATACCCCGCTGGACTATGAAGCGCTGGCCGCTATTGGCGGCATGGTGGGCCATGGCGGCATCGTGGTGTTTGATGATCAGGCGGATCTCGGCCAGATGGCGGCCTTTGCCATGGAGTTCTGTGCGCTTGAATCCTGTGGTAAATGCACGCCCTGCCGTATCGGCTCAACCCGGGCGCAGGAAGTGCTGGCACGGATCCGTCAGGGTGAAGACGCTGAGGACAATCTGGCGCTGCTCACTGACCTCTGCGACACCATGGAACAGGCCTCACTCTGTGCACTGGGCGGCATGGCGCCGTACCCGGTAAAAAGCATCGTCAAATATTTCGGGGAAGAGCTGCACAGCGTCAGCCAGACTCCGTCTGCAGGAGGGCAACACTGATGATTGGTTACTTTGACCCCAAAACCGACCGCGACCTCGGTACCCCTGCCAGCCTCTCCACGACGCTAATCACGCTGGAAATCGACGGTGAGCAGGTGCAGGTGCCGGAAGGCACCTCGGTGATGCGCGCCGCTGCGCTGGCTGGTATCAACATCCCCAAACTCTGCGCCACAGACAGCCTCAAGTCCTTCGGTTCCTGTCGTGTCTGTCTGGTGGAGATTGAAGGCCGCCGCGGCTATCCCGCCTCCTGCACCACCCCGGTCAGCGAAGGCATGGTGGTACGCACCGAGACCCCGCGTATCAACAAGCTGCGCAAAAACGTGATGGAGCTGTATATCTCCGACCATCCGCTCGACTGTCTGACCTGCCCCAGCAATGGTAACTGTGAGCTGCAGGACATGGTCGGCGTGGTTGGCCTGCGCGAGGTACGCTATGGCCTCAGCGTCAGCAACCACCTGCATTTGCCCAAGGATACCTCCAACCCCTATTTCACCTTTGATCCGAGCAAGTGCATCCTGTGCTCCCGCTGCGTCCGTGCCTGTGAAGAAACCCAGGGCACCTTCGCCCTCACCATCAACAGCCGTGGCTTTGACTCCAAGATCACTGCCGGGGCCAATGAAGCCTTCATGGACTCCGAATGCGTGTCCTGCGGAGCCTGCGTGCAGGCCTGCCCGACTGCCACCCTGAGTGAAAACACGGTGATCGAGTTTGGTCAGGCCGACCACAGCGTCATCACCACCTGTGCTTACTGCGGTGTTGGTTGCAGTTTCAAAGCCGAGATGAAGGGCAACCGGGTGGTCAATATGGTGCCTTACAAGGATGGCAAGGCCAATCGTGGCCATGCCTGCGTCAAGGGGCGCTTTGCCTTTGGTTACGCCACCCATCAGGACCGTATCACCCAGCCGATGATCCGTGACCGCATCGACCAGCCCTGGCGCACCGTCAGCTGGGACGAAGCCTTCCAGTTTGCGGCCAGCCGTATCCGGCAGATTCAGGATCAGTACGGCACCAATTCCGTCGGCGCCATCACCTCCTCTCGCTGCACCAACGAAGAAACCTATCTGGTGCAGAAACTGGTACGTGCCGCCTTTGGCAATAACAACGTCGATACCTGTGCCCGCGTCTGCCACTCGCCCACCGGTTACGGCCTGAAGATGACACTGGGGGAGTCCGCGGGGACTCAGGACTTTGATTCGGTGGAACACACCGATGTGGTGATGGTGATCGGAGCCAACCCCACGGATGCCCACCCGGTATTTGGCTCGCGACTGAAAAAACGCCTGCGTCAGGGCGCAAGGCTGATCGTTGTTGATCCGCGCCAGATTGACCTGCTCAAGGGCCCGCACTATCAGGCCGATCACCACCTGCAGCTGCGCCCCGGCACCAACGTCGCTTTTATCAATGCCATGGCTCACACCATTATCAGCGAAGGGCTGGAGCATAAAGACTTCATCACCGCACGCTGTGATCAGGCGGCCTACCAGCAGTGGCTGAGTTTTATCAGTGACAGCCGTCACAGCCCCGAGGCCACCGAAGCCATCACCGGTATTCCGGCAGCCGAACTGCGCGCAGCAGCCCGCCTCTACGCCAGTGAAGGCAACAGCGCCATCTATTACGGTCTGGGGGTGACGGAGCACAGTCAGGGCTCCACCATGGTGACCGGCATCGCCAACCTGGCCATGCTGACCGGTAACTTTGGTCGCCCCGGTGTGGGCGTTAACCCTCTGCGCGGTCAGAACAACGTACAGGGCTCCTGCGATATGGGCTCCTTCCCCCACGAACTGCCCGGCTACCGTCACGTCAGTGACAGCAGTGTCCGTCAGTTGTTCGAGCAGGAATGGCAGGTATCGCTGGCCGACCAGCCCGGTCTGCGCATTCCCAACATGTTCGAGGCCGCCATCGCCGGCAGCTTCAAGGCGCTGTACTGTCAGGGTGAGGACATTGCCCAGTCCGACCCCAATACTCAACACGTGGAAGCAGCGCTGGGTTCACTCGAATGTCTGATCGTGCAGGACATCTTCCTCAACGAGACGGCTAAGTACGCCCATGTGCTGCTGCCCGGCGCCACCTTTCTGGAGAAGAACGGTACCTTTACCAATGCCGAGCGACGTATTGCCCGGGTACGCAAAGCCATGCCCCCCCTGGCAGGCAAGGAAGACTGGCAGGTTACTCAGGGGCTGGCTGCTGCACTGGGCTACACCATGCCCTATCAGCACCCCAGCGAAATCATGGATGAAATCGCCCGGCTAACTCCCTCCTTCCACGGCGTCAGTTATGCCCGTCTGGAGGAACTGGGCAGTATCCAGTGGCCCTGCAATGACGAGCATCCGCAGGGTACGCCAGTCATGCACGAGGAGAGCTTCACCATCGGTCAGGGGCACTTCATCCCCACCGAGTTTGTCCCGACCGAAGAACGGGTCAATGGTCGCTATCCGCTGCTGCTGACCACCGGGCGCATCCTCAGCCAGTACAACGTCGGGGCGCAGACGCGCCGCACCGCCAACGTAGCCTGGCATGCTGAAGACGTGCTGGAGCTGCACCCGCACGATGCCGAAGAGCGCGGCATCAGCGATGGTGACTGGGTCGGTATCAGCAGCCGTGCCGGTCATACGGTACTGCGCGCCTGTGTATCGTCACGGATGCAGCCGGGTGTGGTGTACACCACCTTCCACCACCCGTTCTCCGGTGCCAACGTCATCACCACGGATAACTCCGACTGGGCCACCAACTGCCCGGAATATAAGGTGACGGCGGTGCAGGCTGAAAAGGTCACGGAGATATCGAAGTGGCAGGAACGCTTCCGTCATCATGACAACCATCAGCGGCAGCTGCTGAACGAGTCACAGGCCGAGGTTTAAGACAGCTGGCACCAGGACACCGTGTCAGCACGGTGTCCTTGTCGCGCTGATCTGAGAGGCACATGCCCACCGATGGGGATACGCACTATGAAAGCTGAATATCTGATCAAGATGGCTAACCAGATAGCCCTCAATCTGGCCTATGAGCAGGATCACGACCGCCGTGCCGACAAGGTGGCAGGTCACATCAAGAAGTTCTGGGAACCGCGGATGATCGAAGTACTGCTGGCTGTCGACCCGGCACATCCCGAGCTCAGCCCCTGTGTGGTGATCGTCCTCAGCAGGCTGTAACTACAGACGCCCGTGCCTGCCACCTTGCGCGGCAGGCACGGGCCTCATCAGGCGGCCCTCTCAGGGATTAAGCAGAAACACCACCTCACCGCGATAATAGGGCGACTGCTGCAGCTGTCGCTGCCAGTCCACATCCCACTCACCGCCCTGCACCAGCCCCACCTTGAACGGAATCCGCAGCTGGCTCAGGCTGGCCAGATAACGCTCGTAACCAGCCACGCTGTGCCTGCCCTGATAGGTTTGCACTACCAGTTCATCCACTGTCCCTGTCAGGCTGTTGAGAGTGGCCACATCGCCGGTACGGGTCCAGTCCAGCAGCCCGGTAATGCTGAGGCGATACTGCGCGGGCAACTGCTCCCGCAGCTGCCGCAGAAAATCGGCGTAGCGCCCCAGCTGATAGGAGCCCGCGTCAAAATCCAGCTGAATACCTACCGGCGTACGGCCTGCCTGCTGCCAATACTGCAGCTGATTGCGGATACTGAGCACAATACTGTCATCCCATTGCAGGGTACGTACGCGATAAGCCAGCCAGACCCGCGCCTGCCCGACGGCACGGACAACCGCCGGGCCCTGACGGGAAAAACTGACCTGCCCCGACGCATTGCCGTTGATCTGCCCCTGCAATACATAGAGCTGCTCCGCCTGCTGCAGAACGGGCTGTGGTTTGACCCCGGCCCACAGCCAGAACTGCCGGTATTGCGGTGCCTGCACCTCAGCCCACACCACATTACAGATCAGCAGCCAGCACATTGCAGCCGCCCGCCAGAAGGATTTCCCGGACACCCTCACCGTCCTTACCAGTAATACTTGAGGGATTGTGCCCAGGGCGTGTTGCCGTAGTCACGCTTGAGGGTGTTGAACCACTGTTTGCGCTGCTTCAGCGGGATGTCGTCAGCACTGCAGCTGTTATAGCCGCTGGGGGCAAAACAACGAACCGCGCGGTATAACGCATAGCTGCGATCACGGGCGGAGGCACGCGGATAAGCGATGACCCGCTGATAGAGCGCCAGGCGCGAGGTCGCCTTACCGCCAAACAGATCCTCACTGCCTGCCAGCGAGGATGGCTCCGGACGGCTGCCGAGGGGGGGCTGATCAAAGCCATTGCGCAGATAGAACTCACCCAGACAGTTCAGGCTGTGTGGATCGTTGCTGTCTGCCGCCAGCCGCTCGGCCGTCTGCTGCAGACTGTCACACGGATAGGCACCCTCTACCGCCTGCCCCTGCCAGGCAAAAATGCCGGGATACTGGCTGGTGCTGCCCAGTGCAAAGTCTGAGGTATCAACACTGGGATCATAGTTTGCCTGCCACTGCTGATAACGCTGCCATTGCTGCAGGCTGGCACTAAGGTCGACCAGCCTGGCGTCTTCGACAAAGTCGGCATAGCGACCGCGGGTCAGATCTTTGTAGAGCAGGGTAAACAGTGCTGTGCGCTGCTCACTCTCAGACAGCCCCTGCCCCTTAGCCAGCGCCAGCAGGGTCTCGTCAGCGGCAACAAAGCGGATCAGCAGATCGCGTGCCTGTGGCTGCACAATCCAGGAGCCCGGCTGGAATACCTCTGCCACTGCCTGACTGCGCTCCAGCGTCATGGCCTGTGCAATCTGCAACAACTGATCACGCAGCGCATCGGAGTTCAGCAACTTCATCTGCTGCCAGTGTGCACGCGCCGCAGACCACTGCTGCTGCGCCATCAACGCCATGCCCTTGAGCATCTGCGCACTGAAGCTGCGCAGTGGTAGCGGTCCGGCGGCTGGCAGGGGCGGCACGCTGGCAACCACCCCGGCATAGTCTTTAGCAACAAAATAGGCCTGTGCCACGTTCAGGAAATCAGCATCATCGGCGGTCAGTTGTTGCTGGCTGAGCTGCTGGCTAATATCAGCCGCCTCCAGCAGCACCGGATCACCGCTGTAGTCAACCGCACGCAGCCAGCGCAGATCCTGAATCAGGCCAAGGACAGGCATGGCACGGTAGGTTTTCAGTTCATCCCGCAGCAGCTTGCCGTCAATTTCATTGAGCAGCGGAATGGCATCGTCCGCGGGTGTCAGCGCAGACCATGCCGACTGGGTCTGTGCGGCCAGCGCATCGTCACTGCCGGTCATCCAGGCGATACGACGGAACAGCCCGGTGGCCGAACTGGCGTAACGTCCATCGGGGTAACGCTGCAGGTAACGCTCAAAGGCCTGCCTGGCAGCATTCAGTTCGGGCTGACTGACCTTACTGATATCAAAGTCCCCGTACTCCCCCTCCGCCTGTACTTGCGCCGCCACCAGTGACACACGGCCACTCATATAGGTCGCCGCTTCAGCAACCCAGGGCACCGCTGACTGCGCCAGCGTCTCCAGCGCGCTGCCAAGGTCGTCGTCCGGGGTATTGCCACGATAGAAAGCGGCCGCCACATTCAGGTACTGCTGATAGGCTTCTTTAGCGGACACCACCGGGCTTTGTGCGGTCTGGATGTCTTCCGGGGCAGCGGAGTCCGCCTTGCAGTTCCCCACCAGCAGCAGACGCTGGCTGATCAGCTCGCGCCGGTCTGCGTCGGCCAGCGCACTATCACTGAGCACCGTCTGCATAAAATCATTGGCATTCTGCAGGCTGTTGGATACACAGCGCCCCTCCAGCCAGGCATCGCTGCGTTGTGCCGCCTGTTTGAGCACCTCCTCATCAATGCCGAGCGGAGTCAGCTGCTTCGCCAGCTGCGCATAGACTGCCGACTGCTCGGTGCGTGCATAGTGCCAGCTGTACCCCAGCAGATCGGTGGTGGAGAAAGGGATATTCAATGGCGCCGGAGGTTTGGGCGCCTCTGCAGGCGGGGCCTCGTCATCCGGATCAGCACGACGGAGCAGCTGCATCTGCTGCTGATCGCCCAGCAGCAGCGCCAGATTGATGCGGGTATCGTTGGCAGGCGACAGAAACGGCAGCTGGCCAATGCCACAACTCATTACTGACGCGCTGAGATTAATATCAGTATCGCCTTCGCAGCCATCCGGCCCGCAGGCCAGCGCCAGACCAGGAAGGCACAGTGCCAGCGCACTGAGTTTAAACAGGGATTTCATAAACGCTCCGTGTCAAAAAGTAGAAAGCAAACAGCCCGTCCCCCGACCTGATCGAGGCCGGCAAGACGGGTTTTCAGGCAACGCTGGTCAATTCGCATCGGCCTGCCGGGAAAGTGCGGCAAATTATCGCTGCTAACCCGCTCACTACCAACCATCCTGTGGCAGGCTCTCCCGCTTTTTCCTGTATCAGGTAGTGGTGCCTGTTTATCCACCGCCACCGCCCTATCCACAAACCAAGGTACCAAGCAGAGCCAGCCGGACCCGCCCCTGAGCGAAAGCCGCCCCTATCCGGGCGCTATAAATTCAGAGGATGAATTAGCAATATAACGATCACCTCAATTAAAAATATAAATCGCCAAATAATTTTAAAAACAGATCAATAATTAAAATGAAATAACAATCAGCAAATAACGAAAATAGATTTCCATACATCCTACGAATAGCGACTTTATTATCTCGTCCATCGCGCACCAAATAGAGCCACGTATTGCCTAATAGTGTTACCTGTTTGTGCATATACTTCCCAACCCTGCTTTTATGCGGTTTATCGGCGAAACAGGCCTGGGCGTTTCCTGGAAGAAACACCTAATAATCTGATTTTTAACACTTTTCTGTAAATCTATACACCAGACCCCGGTTTGGCACTGAATCTGCTTTATACAAACATGAATCAACACTTCACATCTGGAACAGAAGAGCTGTCTGTCTGCTGCCGCAGGCGTTGTCGTTCTATTTTTCTATTTCTGCGTTTCAGGATAACCAGGAGAAATAGCCGCAGTCAGCACAAAAATTAAACAGCGAGGTCAGACTTCAGGCCATCCCGATATGGATATGCGTCGTTTCCAGACAGCGTTGCATAACTCCCTTTATCTTCCCGCGGCGATCATGCCGTGGATTTGTCCTGGCCTTTTATTATTCGTGATAACAATGAGAAATCGACCATGCTAAGCGAAGAAAAAAATAACCGGCTGACTCGTGTCGGCCCAGGCACCGAAATGGGCGAATACCTCCGCCGCTACTGGCACCCTATTGCCGGTGAGAGTGAATTTGACGACAAAGCCATCAAGCCCATCCGTATCCTCGGCGAAGATCTGGTGCTGTATAAGGACCTCTGCGGCAACTACGGTCTGGTTGACCGGCGCTGCCCCCACCGCAGCGCCGACATGTCTTATGGCTATGTAGAAAACAACGGCATTCGCTGCAGCTATCACGGCTGGCAGTTCGACAATAGCGGTCAGTGCGTGCATCAGCCCTTCGAGGAGGTCTGTGATCCGTCCGCCAGAATGCGCTGCAACACCCGCACCAACGCCTATCCGGTACAGGCCAAGGCGGGCCTGCTGTGGGCTTACATGGGCCCGGCGCCGGCACCGCAGCTGCCTGACTGGGAATTGTTCAATTACAAGAACGGTTTTGCACAGGGCGTGTTTGCCGAGATTCCCTGCAACTGGTTCCAGTGCCAGGAGAACTCCATTGACCCGGTGCATTTTGAGTGGACCCACAACAACTGGACCCTGCGCCAGCAGAGTGACGACACCGAGGGTTATGTCCCGACTCACAAGAAGCTGGATTTTGAGGAGTTCGACTACGGCTTCACCTATAAGCGCCTGCGCGGCATCGAAACCGAAGATGACATCATGTGGCAGGTCGGGCGGGTCACTCTGTGGCCCAATGGTTTCTACCTCGGTCACCATTTTGAGTGGCGGGTACCCATTGATGACTACCACACCCTGAGCGTGCTGTGGGTATTCAGCCGGGTACCCACAGAGCAGGAGCCTTACCAGCAGCGCAGGATTCCTTCCTGGTATGGCCCGATTAAGGATCCGATCAGCGGTCGCTGGATCACCAGCCATGTCGCCAATCAGGACTTCGTTGTCTGGGTGGGTCAGGGTCAGATCACTGATCGCAGCCGCGAGCGTCTGGGGCAAAGTGACCGAGGCATCGTGATGATGCGCCGCCGTTTCTTCGAAGAGCTGGATGCCCTGCGTGACAACCCGGCACATCAGCCCAAGGGGCTGATCACCGACCCCGCCCTGAACCACAACGTCTTCCTGCCTTCGGCCTGCCGCGATGAGCTGATCAACGGTTTACCGCGTGAGGAGCTGGCTGCCCACCCGTTGCTCGGCCCCTACCTGAAAGACTTCTTTGGTCAGGCCGGTCAGCCGGATGACGTCCGTGAAGCTTACGAAGAGGCCGTTGGCCAGAAAATGCAGGGCGCCAAACTGTTCGCCGTGCATGGCAGCGGTCGCAAGTAAGAAGGGGAATACCTGCTGATCAGGTCATGAAGGCATGGGTTGTCTGCCTCCGGGCAGACAACCTCACCCCTCTGATGCGCACCACCGACAGGGCTCTCGCAGGCCATCCGTAAACAGCCGTTACACCAACGATAAGGACACCCATATGAAATCAGCCATTGCCCGACTGCTGGGGCTTTGTTGTGTCGTACTTGCCCCCTGCATCACCTTTGCCTCGCCGCAGGAAGTCACCTTTCTGATGCCAGCCCCTCCTAACCTGCCGGGCTTTGCCCCCTGGATCATCGCTCAGCAAAAGGGTTACTACGCCGAACAGGGCCTGAAGGTCACCCTGCTGGCCGCCAAGGGCGGTGCCGATGTGGCCAAACAGGTCGGTGCGGGCAACGCCATGTTTGGCGCCGCCAACGGCGATACACCACTGATCGTGCGGGACAACGGCGTACCGGTCAAAGCCGTGGCCGTACTGGGCCAGCACGGCTACACCATGCTCGCGACCGATGCGGCTGCGGGTATCACCCGCCTGCAGCAGCTAAAGGGCAAGACCATTTCGGTCATGTCCTACTCTGACTCGCTGTATTACACCCTGCTGGCCTCCCTGCGTCAGGCAGGCATGAGCAAGTCGGATGTCAGCATTCAGGCAGCAGGGCCCGCCGGAGTCTGGCAGTTGTTCGCCAGCGGCAAGGCCGATGCCATGGCCGGCGCCCCTGACTGGGTGGTGAACGCCGCCGAATCAGGCAAACAGCTGCAGCTGCTGCCCGATGACCAGTTGTTTGCCTCCATGGCACAGTCGATTCTTGCGTCCGATGATGCTATTGCCCACCACCCGGATCAGGTGCGGGCGATGGTGCGCGGTACCCTGATGGGCCTGCGCGACATCATTCAGGACCCCAGCGCCGCGGCTAAAGTCTTTGCCGCCGCCGTGCCCGGCTACGAAGGTAAGGAGCAAAAAGTGGAAGACATCTTCGCGCTCTACATCAGCCATGTGTATGGCCAGCAGGCGCATCTGG
This Pokkaliibacter sp. MBI-7 DNA region includes the following protein-coding sequences:
- a CDS encoding aromatic ring-hydroxylating dioxygenase subunit alpha, whose translation is MLSEEKNNRLTRVGPGTEMGEYLRRYWHPIAGESEFDDKAIKPIRILGEDLVLYKDLCGNYGLVDRRCPHRSADMSYGYVENNGIRCSYHGWQFDNSGQCVHQPFEEVCDPSARMRCNTRTNAYPVQAKAGLLWAYMGPAPAPQLPDWELFNYKNGFAQGVFAEIPCNWFQCQENSIDPVHFEWTHNNWTLRQQSDDTEGYVPTHKKLDFEEFDYGFTYKRLRGIETEDDIMWQVGRVTLWPNGFYLGHHFEWRVPIDDYHTLSVLWVFSRVPTEQEPYQQRRIPSWYGPIKDPISGRWITSHVANQDFVVWVGQGQITDRSRERLGQSDRGIVMMRRRFFEELDALRDNPAHQPKGLITDPALNHNVFLPSACRDELINGLPREELAAHPLLGPYLKDFFGQAGQPDDVREAYEEAVGQKMQGAKLFAVHGSGRK
- a CDS encoding ABC transporter substrate-binding protein — its product is MKSAIARLLGLCCVVLAPCITFASPQEVTFLMPAPPNLPGFAPWIIAQQKGYYAEQGLKVTLLAAKGGADVAKQVGAGNAMFGAANGDTPLIVRDNGVPVKAVAVLGQHGYTMLATDAAAGITRLQQLKGKTISVMSYSDSLYYTLLASLRQAGMSKSDVSIQAAGPAGVWQLFASGKADAMAGAPDWVVNAAESGKQLQLLPDDQLFASMAQSILASDDAIAHHPDQVRAMVRGTLMGLRDIIQDPSAAAKVFAAAVPGYEGKEQKVEDIFALYISHVYGQQAHLGEIYPERVSKAQSFYLSEGIIRHRGDINSYFTNEFIPTDLPLGGS